The proteins below are encoded in one region of Leptospira terpstrae serovar Hualin str. LT 11-33 = ATCC 700639:
- a CDS encoding aminotransferase class V-fold PLP-dependent enzyme yields the protein MPLNHSELPSFPPFANWKGISQYFPVQSDSVWLNYCGTTPVSTYAIEMMNLYFQEYARYGIFAPSFAEPVIKTAIRGYIAEILTCDPSEIGIVHNTSEGINLYSHSIQIPKGKRILVLENEYPSNVYPWEHWKEKGVSLEFIPVGKTPEDFLSNLKQELVKGDVFILSLSPVHWCTGVVFDMEAVSKLCETYHTKLVIDGSQAVGHIALNFGKIKVAFCAFAAWKWLLGPLGLGVVYLSKEESKGFQLIFKGQASVVNDSSYFPYRDEWKPAADQFEQSTINFNDWIYFYASLKMLSTLGFSRVRERIYEIADLFKKSLHELGFTLESDAFPAVKTGILAITGHNDPSKFQPERIQTFLKQKGITTAVRLGRLRMAPHIAIEEEHVARVKEALKEYLSQS from the coding sequence ATGCCTCTGAATCACTCTGAACTTCCTTCGTTTCCTCCCTTTGCCAATTGGAAAGGGATTTCCCAGTATTTTCCCGTACAATCTGATTCCGTTTGGTTGAATTATTGCGGAACCACACCAGTCTCCACTTATGCCATCGAGATGATGAATCTCTATTTTCAGGAATATGCAAGGTATGGAATCTTTGCCCCGAGTTTTGCAGAACCTGTGATCAAAACTGCCATCCGAGGGTATATCGCAGAAATTCTCACTTGCGACCCTTCCGAAATTGGAATTGTACATAACACGAGTGAGGGGATCAATCTCTACTCTCATAGCATCCAGATCCCTAAGGGAAAACGAATATTAGTTTTGGAAAACGAATACCCAAGCAATGTCTATCCTTGGGAACATTGGAAAGAAAAAGGTGTAAGTTTAGAATTTATCCCTGTGGGCAAAACTCCCGAAGACTTTCTTTCCAACTTAAAACAGGAATTAGTGAAAGGAGACGTGTTTATCCTTAGCCTATCGCCTGTTCATTGGTGCACGGGTGTGGTATTTGATATGGAAGCAGTTTCCAAACTTTGCGAAACTTACCACACCAAACTTGTGATAGATGGAAGCCAAGCCGTCGGACATATTGCCCTAAATTTTGGAAAGATCAAAGTGGCTTTTTGTGCCTTTGCCGCCTGGAAGTGGTTACTCGGTCCTTTGGGGCTTGGGGTAGTGTATTTATCCAAAGAAGAATCGAAAGGATTCCAACTCATCTTCAAAGGCCAAGCCAGTGTGGTGAACGATTCTAGTTATTTTCCTTACAGAGATGAATGGAAACCAGCTGCCGACCAATTCGAACAAAGTACTATCAACTTCAATGATTGGATCTATTTTTATGCATCCCTTAAGATGTTGTCCACACTTGGATTTTCCCGGGTGAGAGAACGGATCTATGAAATCGCTGATCTCTTTAAGAAATCACTCCATGAGCTTGGATTTACTTTAGAATCGGATGCATTTCCCGCAGTAAAAACAGGGATTCTTGCGATTACGGGTCATAACGATCCTTCTAAATTCCAACCAGAACGAATCCAAACATTCTTAAAACAAAAAGGAATCACAACGGCTGTCCGACTTGGTCGATTACGAATGGCACCACATATTGCGATTGAAGAAGAACATGTGGCCCGAGTAAAAGAAGCCTTAAAAGAATACTTGAGCCAAAGTTAG
- the alr gene encoding alanine racemase has protein sequence MLSSRIYLSRSAFSHNIALFRKLIGPKTKFTAIIKSNAYGHGLLATASIALDAGADYLGVNSIEEALSIRKVFSKATVLIMGSIPNLNERKESLADENFWVMVSRVEEMEILAKLSPTPKIHLKVDTGMSRLGIPTNSAEVLAKEIFEKKLPLSGIATHFASTEDFTEHSYSMLQLGRFQDTIDAFAKHGFIDLICHCASSASAMLFSEARMDLVRVGISLYGLWPSLETKLSLSLMKKDVGMLKPALTWKTQIQHIQNLNQGSFIGYGSTYKTTHDTKLAVVPVGYYEGLDRKLSNNGYMLVRGERAKILGRICMNMTMLDITHIPDASIGDDVVIIGKSGNETISADDHAAWTGTINYEVVTKILGSFPRIIED, from the coding sequence GTGCTCTCTTCACGAATTTACCTCTCCAGGTCGGCGTTTAGTCACAATATCGCCCTCTTTCGCAAACTCATTGGGCCTAAAACCAAGTTTACAGCAATTATCAAATCCAACGCCTATGGGCATGGGCTCCTTGCCACCGCCTCCATTGCCCTCGATGCAGGCGCCGATTATCTGGGAGTCAATTCTATAGAAGAAGCCTTATCCATTCGCAAGGTTTTTTCCAAAGCAACAGTTCTCATTATGGGCAGCATTCCCAATCTAAACGAAAGAAAAGAATCCTTAGCGGATGAAAACTTTTGGGTCATGGTCTCTCGAGTGGAAGAAATGGAAATCTTAGCCAAACTTTCCCCCACTCCCAAAATTCATTTGAAAGTGGATACCGGAATGTCAAGACTTGGCATTCCTACCAATAGTGCCGAAGTTCTTGCAAAAGAAATTTTTGAAAAAAAACTTCCACTTTCTGGAATTGCCACTCATTTTGCGAGCACTGAAGACTTCACTGAGCATAGTTATTCTATGTTACAGTTGGGTAGGTTCCAAGACACCATCGACGCATTCGCCAAACACGGGTTTATCGATCTTATTTGCCATTGTGCTTCTTCCGCTTCTGCTATGTTATTTTCGGAAGCAAGGATGGATTTGGTTCGTGTAGGAATTTCTCTTTATGGTCTTTGGCCAAGTCTTGAAACAAAACTATCCTTATCACTTATGAAAAAAGATGTGGGAATGTTAAAACCGGCACTTACTTGGAAAACACAAATCCAACACATCCAAAACCTAAACCAAGGTAGTTTTATTGGTTATGGTTCCACATATAAAACCACACATGATACGAAATTGGCAGTTGTTCCCGTCGGATACTATGAGGGGCTCGATAGAAAACTTTCCAATAATGGGTATATGTTAGTTCGTGGGGAACGCGCGAAAATTTTGGGACGGATTTGTATGAATATGACCATGCTTGATATTACACATATCCCAGATGCATCCATTGGGGATGATGTAGTCATCATTGGAAAATCTGGAAACGAAACTATATCTGCGGATGACCATGCGGCTTGGACTGGAACTATCAATTACGAAGTAGTCACCAAAATATTAGGCTCCTTCCCCCGCATCATCGAAGACTAG
- a CDS encoding alpha/beta fold hydrolase has translation MSERQIYNWKNHRLTYVKHKSLNPKSKETIVLIGGWCSAAGYWGLNIPFFRQLGDVIELDLVGHYPAEIFDQKKGLTLQDFLETQAQGIWASAGEKDITLVGHSTGGMAVLAIASLFPQRIKQVISIAPYVHGPVPGILKIGVVGLRANLGSFFDFGFKIGKSLPKALQIGFSYGVYDSASFHAREDIKQFLKEYNPQFECLNPRQILMILEMLDRTDIRPIVFGNRVPTLIMRGEEDPIIPGKDVMELERTTPHVKAVLFSECGHFVHMEKQKAAEKVMKDFILMKKASTTKKSFF, from the coding sequence ATGTCAGAAAGACAAATTTATAATTGGAAAAACCATAGACTCACTTATGTGAAACATAAATCACTCAATCCCAAATCCAAAGAAACGATTGTTCTTATTGGTGGTTGGTGTTCAGCAGCTGGGTATTGGGGTCTCAATATTCCTTTTTTTCGTCAACTGGGAGATGTCATTGAACTCGACTTAGTTGGTCATTATCCGGCAGAAATCTTTGATCAAAAAAAAGGCCTAACTCTCCAAGACTTTTTAGAAACGCAAGCACAAGGAATTTGGGCCTCTGCAGGAGAAAAGGACATCACTCTCGTAGGTCATTCCACTGGAGGAATGGCAGTCCTTGCCATTGCTTCCCTATTCCCACAGAGAATCAAACAAGTGATCTCGATTGCCCCTTATGTCCACGGACCCGTCCCTGGAATTTTAAAAATCGGAGTGGTGGGTCTTCGTGCCAACTTAGGTAGTTTTTTTGACTTTGGATTTAAAATTGGGAAATCTCTCCCCAAAGCCTTACAAATTGGATTTTCCTATGGAGTTTACGACTCTGCTTCCTTCCATGCAAGAGAAGACATCAAACAATTTTTAAAAGAATACAATCCACAGTTTGAATGTTTGAATCCAAGACAAATCCTTATGATTCTTGAGATGTTGGACCGGACAGACATCCGACCTATCGTGTTTGGCAACAGGGTTCCTACTCTCATTATGCGTGGAGAAGAAGATCCCATCATCCCCGGAAAGGATGTTATGGAACTAGAAAGAACCACACCTCATGTCAAAGCGGTTTTATTTTCTGAATGCGGACATTTTGTACACATGGAAAAACAAAAGGCTGCAGAAAAAGTAATGAAAGACTTCATTTTAATGAAAAAAGCTTCCACGACCAAAAAATCTTTTTTTTAA
- a CDS encoding carbon-nitrogen hydrolase family protein has protein sequence MKFKAAAVQVTSTARVSNNLTKCRQLVEEAASAGAKVIGLPENFSFMGTEAEKKNLLGQIEEETTAFLKETAKDLGVYLLGGGFPTKAPTGKVFNTAVITNPNGEEVFRYHKAHLFNAIVGDGFNYSESNSTESGGKVPDVIQTEYGKISSAICYDIRFPELFRALSEKGVELCFLPAAFTVPTGEAHWHVLLRARAIENFMYVLAPGQTGTHDPHGKRKTFGHSLIISPWGEILDEIDNEEGFAIADIDLQKLSDIRSQLPSLEHRLF, from the coding sequence ATGAAATTTAAAGCCGCCGCAGTGCAAGTCACAAGTACAGCTAGAGTCTCAAATAACCTAACTAAGTGTAGGCAACTTGTGGAAGAGGCGGCTAGTGCCGGTGCCAAAGTCATAGGCCTTCCTGAAAACTTTTCGTTTATGGGAACGGAAGCAGAGAAAAAAAATCTTCTTGGCCAAATCGAAGAAGAGACCACTGCCTTTTTGAAAGAGACTGCAAAAGACTTAGGGGTTTATCTTTTGGGGGGAGGATTCCCGACAAAGGCTCCAACAGGAAAGGTATTCAACACCGCTGTCATTACAAACCCAAATGGGGAAGAAGTATTTCGTTATCACAAAGCCCATCTTTTCAATGCGATTGTAGGAGACGGTTTCAATTATAGCGAATCCAATTCTACCGAAAGTGGGGGAAAGGTTCCCGATGTCATCCAAACGGAATATGGAAAGATTTCTTCTGCCATTTGTTATGACATCCGTTTTCCAGAACTATTTCGTGCCTTGTCAGAGAAGGGAGTAGAACTTTGTTTTTTACCTGCAGCCTTTACGGTTCCTACTGGTGAGGCCCATTGGCATGTGTTACTGCGTGCACGTGCGATTGAAAATTTTATGTATGTTTTAGCACCGGGGCAAACAGGAACACATGATCCCCATGGGAAACGTAAAACCTTTGGCCACTCCCTGATCATTTCCCCTTGGGGAGAAATACTGGATGAGATAGACAATGAGGAAGGTTTTGCGATTGCTGATATCGACTTACAAAAGTTAAGCGATATTAGGAGCCAACTTCCTAGTTTAGAACATAGGTTATTTTAA
- the argB gene encoding acetylglutamate kinase, translating into MNHHSEKINHILEALPYLINYSGKTIVIKYGGAAMVEEELKASFAEDIVLLKYLGINPVVVHGGGPEINSLIKSLNLNTQFIRGHRVTDEATMEVVEMVLTGKVNKQIVSLIQEKGGKPVGLSGKDGGLAIAEKYLMEVEGDDGKLQKIDLGLVGEISEVDPNIILTLQREGFIPIISPVAMSKDGQTLNINADTMAGAIAQALHADKLILLTDTPGILIDGQLVTGLKKADIHKYIKTGQISGGMIPKVECCLGAIDSGVKRAHIIDGRVPHSVLIEILTNQGIGSLIEQG; encoded by the coding sequence ATGAACCACCATTCTGAAAAAATCAATCATATCTTGGAAGCTCTTCCCTATTTGATCAATTATTCGGGGAAAACCATTGTCATTAAGTATGGCGGGGCTGCCATGGTGGAAGAAGAATTAAAAGCATCTTTTGCTGAAGATATTGTACTTTTGAAGTATTTAGGGATCAATCCCGTCGTTGTCCATGGCGGTGGACCCGAAATCAACTCTCTCATCAAGTCTCTAAACCTCAATACCCAGTTCATTCGAGGACATAGGGTCACCGATGAAGCTACAATGGAAGTGGTTGAGATGGTTCTTACTGGAAAAGTAAACAAACAGATTGTCTCTCTGATCCAAGAGAAAGGCGGGAAACCAGTTGGTCTATCGGGTAAAGATGGGGGCCTAGCTATTGCTGAAAAGTATCTAATGGAAGTTGAAGGCGACGATGGTAAACTTCAAAAAATCGACTTAGGTCTTGTGGGCGAAATTTCTGAAGTAGATCCCAATATAATTCTCACCTTACAACGAGAAGGTTTTATTCCTATCATTTCTCCTGTTGCCATGTCGAAGGATGGACAAACACTCAATATCAATGCCGATACAATGGCAGGTGCGATTGCACAAGCTCTCCATGCGGATAAACTCATTTTACTCACCGACACACCCGGTATCCTCATTGATGGCCAATTGGTAACGGGTCTCAAAAAGGCAGATATCCATAAATATATAAAAACTGGACAGATCTCTGGTGGCATGATACCAAAAGTAGAATGTTGTTTGGGAGCCATTGACTCTGGAGTCAAACGTGCCCACATCATTGACGGTCGAGTTCCCCATTCCGTCTTAATTGAAATATTGACGAACCAAGGGATTGGAAGTTTGATCGAACAAGGATAG
- a CDS encoding SpoIIE family protein phosphatase, whose product MPTKLLTLSLISDITSRINSQEDLDTLLGEIMGITRDVLQTEGSSLLLYDKENDQLVFNTTSGLKEESLAHLTVPRGKGIAGMVLETLKPEIVNDAANDPRIFKAIDQKVGYVTRNLLCVPMIAQGEVQGVLEAVNSLDNRDFNNNDIKILKYLSNLAAIAVKNRLLIDNLNLRANELNCLFQISQALANIQSSDEFMDLAVKTISEVLQVDRVCLNFEKIEKKGLPRSKSKGFSDQIHDEDVEVLLFADKADWMFKGFKIITANSPQGIQLTHKGLFQHSLILFPILKNKEWLGSLVVSDKTSRTRFDEMDIRILRTLTNQVGEAYTALQVKIQSERLKNIDRDMQVAAMIQKHSLPIIPKQYSLLEFDTYYQASREIGGDFYDMVVHGKDEVSVIIADVSGKGTPAALFMEFSKTVLQQEVSKTTSTSEALFNANQILQDKSGFLMFVTAMLVRINMTKKELTYSSAGHNMQIIYRKKHHKIQHLSGKGQPMGIGNCEFSEHTVSYLPGDLLVLYTDGVTEAMNMKEELFSEERLESVILSHINDPPEVVRQAILQKVSEFVGEAEPHDDLSLFIIRLN is encoded by the coding sequence ATGCCTACTAAACTACTGACATTAAGTCTGATTTCAGACATTACAAGCCGTATCAATTCACAAGAAGATTTAGATACACTTCTCGGAGAGATCATGGGCATCACCCGCGATGTCCTTCAAACGGAAGGTTCTTCTCTCCTTTTATATGACAAAGAAAATGATCAGTTAGTGTTTAACACAACCAGTGGTTTAAAAGAAGAGTCCCTCGCTCACCTAACGGTGCCTAGGGGAAAAGGGATCGCAGGGATGGTACTCGAAACTCTAAAACCAGAAATTGTCAACGATGCTGCCAATGACCCAAGGATATTCAAAGCCATTGACCAAAAAGTGGGATATGTCACAAGGAATCTTCTTTGTGTTCCCATGATTGCCCAAGGCGAAGTACAAGGTGTACTCGAAGCAGTAAACTCATTAGATAACCGTGATTTTAATAACAACGATATCAAAATTTTAAAATACCTTTCTAACTTAGCAGCCATTGCCGTAAAGAACAGACTTCTCATTGATAATCTCAACTTAAGAGCCAATGAACTCAATTGCCTCTTCCAAATTTCCCAGGCTCTTGCCAATATCCAAAGTTCTGATGAATTTATGGACCTTGCTGTCAAAACCATTTCCGAAGTTTTACAAGTGGATCGGGTTTGTCTCAACTTTGAAAAAATCGAAAAGAAAGGCCTTCCTAGATCCAAATCAAAAGGTTTTTCCGACCAAATCCATGATGAGGATGTAGAAGTTTTACTCTTTGCAGACAAAGCCGATTGGATGTTCAAAGGATTCAAAATCATTACAGCGAACTCTCCGCAAGGAATCCAACTCACTCACAAAGGACTTTTCCAACACAGCCTAATTCTTTTCCCCATTCTCAAAAACAAAGAATGGCTTGGTTCCCTTGTCGTATCCGACAAAACATCTCGTACACGTTTTGATGAAATGGACATTCGGATTTTAAGAACCCTGACCAACCAAGTGGGGGAAGCCTATACCGCCTTACAAGTAAAGATACAAAGTGAACGTTTGAAAAACATTGACCGAGACATGCAAGTGGCGGCGATGATTCAAAAACACTCACTTCCCATCATCCCTAAACAATACTCACTCCTAGAGTTTGATACCTACTACCAAGCATCAAGGGAAATTGGGGGAGACTTCTATGATATGGTCGTACATGGAAAGGATGAAGTATCCGTGATCATAGCTGATGTTTCTGGAAAAGGAACTCCTGCGGCACTCTTTATGGAATTTTCGAAAACAGTATTACAACAAGAAGTTTCTAAGACCACTTCCACAAGCGAAGCACTCTTCAATGCAAATCAGATCTTACAAGACAAATCAGGTTTCTTAATGTTTGTCACTGCAATGCTTGTAAGGATCAATATGACTAAAAAAGAATTAACCTATTCTTCTGCCGGTCATAATATGCAAATTATCTATCGTAAAAAACATCATAAAATCCAACACCTTTCTGGAAAAGGCCAACCCATGGGAATTGGAAATTGTGAGTTTTCAGAACATACGGTTAGTTACCTTCCCGGCGATTTATTAGTTTTATACACAGATGGTGTGACAGAAGCAATGAACATGAAAGAAGAACTTTTTTCAGAAGAGAGACTGGAATCTGTCATCTTATCTCATATCAATGATCCCCCAGAGGTAGTACGACAGGCAATTTTACAAAAAGTAAGTGAATTTGTGGGAGAAGCAGAACCTCATGACGACCTTTCTCTCTTTATTATTCGTCTAAACTAA